The Humulus lupulus chromosome 3, drHumLupu1.1, whole genome shotgun sequence genome window below encodes:
- the LOC133825518 gene encoding nuclear speckle RNA-binding protein B-like, whose product MNGPRPSRLTISENSTKMITKRSRAPRPPPVVVYLNSPKIIHVRPEEFMGLVQQLTGKQSTAAAASSSSASSSSSSTFNNLEVVASSRSSILSSSCNLDGC is encoded by the coding sequence ATGAATGGTCCTAGGCCTTCGAGGTTGACAATAAGCGAGAACTCGACGAAGATGATCACGAAGAGGTCACGTGCTCCTCGGCCGCCGCCGGTGGTGGTGTATCTCAACTCACCTAAGATCATTCATGTCCGCCCGGAGGAGTTCATGGGCCTTGTTCAGCAACTCACCGGGAAACAATCCACCGCTGCCGCGGCCTCCTCCTCCTccgcttcttcttcttcttcttctacatttaATAATTTAGAAGTAGTGGCCTCCTCGAGATCATCAATACTGTCTTCTTCTTGTAACTTGGATGGATGTTAA